The genomic stretch AATTGAAAGACGGCAAGCCGGTCAACCTCACCGAGAAGGCCGAGCGTTTGGGCGTGTCCAAGTTGATCAATGCCATTCCGGTTGCCGAAACCGTGGTGTACCCGGCCATTGGCGAGACCAAGACCCACATCACCGTGTTCACCGATACCACCTGCCCGTACTGCCACAAGCTGCACGCCGAAGTGCCTGAGTTGAACAAAATGGGCGTCGAAGTGCGCTACGTTGCGTTCCCGCGCCAGGGCCTGGGGTCGCCGGGCGACAAGCAGTTGCAAGCGGTGTGGTGCTCGGCTGACAAAAAGGGCGCCATGGACAAGATGGTCGACGGCAAGGACATCAAGGCTGCCGCCTGCGCCAACCCGGTTTCCAAGCAGTTCGCCCTGGGCCAGTCGATTGGCGTGAACGGTACGCCGGCCATCGTTTTGGCTGACGGCCAGGTCATTCCGGGCTACCAGCCTGCACCACAAATCGC from Pseudomonas fluorescens encodes the following:
- the dsbC gene encoding bifunctional protein-disulfide isomerase/oxidoreductase DsbC, which codes for MRLTQIFAAAAIALVSTFAVADDAAEKTIRKSLESLQLETPVESISASPMAGLYEVKLKGSRVLYASADGQYIVQGYLFQLKDGKPVNLTEKAERLGVSKLINAIPVAETVVYPAIGETKTHITVFTDTTCPYCHKLHAEVPELNKMGVEVRYVAFPRQGLGSPGDKQLQAVWCSADKKGAMDKMVDGKDIKAAACANPVSKQFALGQSIGVNGTPAIVLADGQVIPGYQPAPQIAKLALGAK